A section of the Haloferax sp. Atlit-12N genome encodes:
- a CDS encoding PAS domain S-box protein, which translates to MSRERGKLPRHIESDLILREFFQEVTEYAIFLLDADGFVATWNEGARRIKGYERDEIIGRHLSVFYPTEGDGTSPETVLLIAESEGSYEEQGWRVRKDGSRILAHVTIRALRDDDGELRAFTKIVRDVTETYEYRQELERSRDRLERTEQLADIGGWEVDYETGELRLTDGTKRLVDIPPDAEVTIDGLRDFFHEDDRSVIDGAIESAKVDGDPFDVEMRVITATGRTRWVQVRGEPTDGGANVRGAVRDISDRKEREERLMVLNRVLRHNLRNNLNVVSGYASELKRDLEALGTPSIDEGDYDRLHETLAKLSETTRGIDTELRTLDTLVAAASQFSAEVMVSKTDRIIENADSLVSTGEKARQFENAVEGSTDRHPVGVGDVFADLKQTYERKHPEAEIRIGQSEQTVLASTHSLYLALDELVQNAIVHNDEDRPVVAVWSRRLSGERVAIAVEDNGPGIPQTEREILKRGKETPLTHGSGMGLWTVHWFVTQFDGEVSISDRAEGGSTVELRLPALEN; encoded by the coding sequence ATGTCAAGAGAGCGGGGCAAGTTGCCCAGACACATCGAATCTGACCTCATCCTTCGAGAGTTCTTTCAGGAGGTGACCGAATACGCGATATTTCTCCTCGACGCGGACGGGTTCGTGGCGACGTGGAACGAGGGTGCGAGACGGATAAAGGGCTACGAGCGAGACGAGATTATCGGTCGCCATCTGTCCGTCTTTTATCCCACCGAGGGAGACGGCACGTCTCCCGAGACAGTGCTCTTGATCGCCGAGTCCGAGGGAAGCTACGAGGAACAGGGGTGGCGGGTCCGGAAGGACGGGTCGCGCATCCTCGCGCACGTAACCATCCGCGCGCTGCGTGACGACGACGGAGAGCTCAGAGCCTTCACGAAAATCGTCCGAGACGTCACCGAGACCTACGAGTACCGCCAGGAGTTAGAGCGGAGCCGCGACCGCCTCGAACGCACCGAACAACTGGCCGACATCGGCGGCTGGGAGGTCGACTACGAAACCGGCGAGCTACGACTGACCGACGGGACCAAGCGGCTGGTCGATATCCCGCCCGACGCGGAGGTGACAATCGACGGGCTCAGGGACTTCTTTCACGAGGACGACCGCTCTGTCATCGACGGAGCTATCGAGAGTGCGAAGGTCGACGGCGACCCGTTCGACGTCGAAATGCGGGTGATAACGGCCACCGGGCGAACGCGGTGGGTGCAAGTTCGCGGTGAGCCGACGGACGGCGGTGCCAACGTCCGCGGCGCGGTGCGCGACATCTCGGACAGGAAAGAACGCGAAGAGCGACTCATGGTGTTGAACCGAGTGCTTCGTCACAACCTTCGGAACAACCTCAACGTCGTCAGCGGGTACGCGAGCGAGTTGAAACGAGACCTCGAAGCGCTCGGCACTCCGTCGATAGACGAAGGCGACTACGACCGGTTGCACGAGACGCTGGCGAAACTGAGCGAGACGACCAGGGGCATCGATACGGAACTGCGGACGCTCGACACGCTGGTCGCCGCAGCGAGTCAATTCTCGGCGGAAGTGATGGTCTCGAAGACGGACCGAATCATCGAGAACGCCGACAGCCTCGTGTCGACCGGCGAGAAAGCCCGGCAGTTCGAGAACGCCGTGGAGGGGAGCACCGACAGACACCCGGTCGGCGTCGGCGACGTTTTCGCTGACCTCAAACAGACGTACGAGCGGAAGCATCCCGAGGCGGAGATTCGAATCGGGCAGAGCGAACAGACCGTGCTCGCGAGCACGCACTCGCTGTACCTCGCGCTCGACGAACTCGTACAGAACGCCATCGTCCACAACGACGAGGACCGCCCCGTCGTCGCGGTCTGGTCGCGACGCCTCTCAGGAGAGCGAGTCGCAATCGCGGTCGAGGACAACGGTCCCGGTATCCCACAGACCGAACGGGAGATTCTGAAACGCGGGAAAGAGACACCCCTAACGCATGGGAGCGGAATGGGGCTGTGGACCGTCCACTGGTTCGTCACGCAGTTCGACGGCGAGGTGTCTATCTCGGACCGCGCTGAGGGCGGGTCAACGGTCGAACTCAGACTCCCCGCGCTGGAGAACTGA